One segment of Streptomyces sp. NBC_01463 DNA contains the following:
- a CDS encoding glycosyl hydrolase-related protein, which translates to MHDRWTAEEDRISRFLDGILRPALHPQRIPLDIGAWQAPGEPVPVRIALRAGYAPFLAGDDWGRPWSTTWFRLEARVPERWAGRRVEALVDLGSGDPAAGPARPAEALVHDASGIPLQGLHGGGEPVTISAAADGGERIRLLVEAAATPFVDTRHGPAARFGNPATAGGEPLYRFRAADLAVRDEGVWQLIHDIETLGRLMRELPAAEPRRHRIRTALVRAADAVDPQDIAGTVHRARTLLAPELARRAHESAQPVIAFGHARVDTGRLPVHESIRRASRAFATAVSLAEEYPELVFAASSAQHYAWMRDHQPHIFERIRKAVADGNWAPVGGMWVEADPGVPGGESLVRQFVHGHRFFRDEFAVDTDGVWLPAAPELNGALPQLAALAGARWLLAPAAAGKTPAEGIAVPPGAAFHWEGIDGTRIPCRLAPADPDGTGPAALGPAIGSAAASAVEAGPEAPALLPLGASGAGGAVPTRELLEAVRRLHDLEGSPRVTMGRPADAFKYLVGGDSSDGTAMDDGSLPAHRGELRLAAHHGTYSAQARTKRGNRRAEALLREAELWSVTAAVHGGVPYPYQEIDTLWKRVLLHQAQDVAAGTGISWVHQETELEHRDIHRRLEALIRRVNGPADGPAVLNAAPYDRREVVVVDADPLIPHGQDLADGRRAHLAEAPALGTGRAGLPLDGTPPVTVRRTPDGGYLLANGLTSVRVDARGLVGSVCDLATGRDAIAPGRLGNLLRLRPDGPAGRPPGPGRAGRDLTEALSVRLTDEGPLMVRLRVERTTGRSTVVQELSLAAGGHALAIDTAIDWRERDSALQSLWPLDVHAEHVLGDIAFGLAGHATDVAAAHRTHRWLHIGEHRWGVALASDTGHGYDVVRRTRDDGGSTTTLRLTLLGAGQGRDPHADRGPQLFRHTLRPGADPGDAITEGYRLDLPLRPGRSARPLLAVDHPDVVVEAVKLADDHSGDVVVRLYEARGGRARTTLTAGFALASVCETDLLERPLAGHPHHDGDVTVCLRPFQILTLRLAVGGTGA; encoded by the coding sequence ATGCATGACCGGTGGACCGCCGAAGAGGACCGCATTTCCCGCTTCCTCGACGGAATCCTGCGCCCCGCACTGCACCCGCAGCGGATTCCCCTCGATATCGGCGCATGGCAGGCGCCGGGGGAGCCCGTTCCCGTACGGATCGCGCTGCGGGCCGGCTACGCACCCTTTCTGGCCGGCGACGACTGGGGCCGGCCCTGGTCCACCACCTGGTTCCGGCTCGAGGCCCGGGTGCCCGAACGCTGGGCCGGGCGACGTGTCGAGGCGCTCGTCGACCTCGGCTCCGGCGACCCCGCCGCAGGGCCCGCCCGTCCGGCCGAGGCGCTGGTCCACGACGCGTCCGGCATCCCGCTCCAGGGACTGCACGGCGGGGGAGAGCCCGTCACCATCAGCGCGGCGGCGGACGGCGGAGAGCGCATACGCCTGCTCGTCGAGGCCGCCGCCACCCCGTTCGTGGACACCCGCCACGGCCCCGCGGCCCGGTTCGGGAACCCGGCCACCGCCGGCGGCGAACCGCTGTACCGCTTCCGGGCCGCCGACCTCGCCGTACGCGACGAGGGCGTCTGGCAGCTCATCCACGACATCGAGACCCTCGGCCGGCTCATGCGCGAACTCCCCGCGGCCGAGCCGCGCCGGCACCGCATCCGTACCGCCCTCGTCCGGGCCGCCGACGCCGTCGACCCCCAGGACATCGCGGGCACCGTGCACCGGGCCCGTACGCTCCTCGCCCCCGAACTGGCCCGCAGGGCCCATGAGTCGGCGCAGCCGGTGATCGCCTTCGGGCACGCCCGCGTCGACACCGGCCGGCTCCCGGTGCATGAGTCGATACGCCGGGCCTCACGGGCCTTCGCCACCGCGGTCAGCCTCGCCGAGGAGTATCCGGAGCTGGTCTTCGCCGCCTCGTCGGCCCAGCACTACGCCTGGATGCGCGACCATCAGCCGCACATCTTCGAACGGATACGCAAGGCGGTCGCCGACGGCAACTGGGCGCCGGTCGGCGGCATGTGGGTCGAGGCCGACCCGGGCGTCCCGGGCGGCGAGTCACTGGTCCGGCAGTTCGTCCACGGACACCGCTTCTTCCGCGACGAGTTCGCCGTGGACACCGACGGCGTCTGGCTGCCCGCCGCGCCGGAGCTGAACGGGGCGCTTCCGCAACTCGCGGCCCTCGCCGGGGCCCGCTGGCTCCTCGCCCCGGCAGCGGCGGGGAAGACACCGGCCGAAGGGATCGCCGTCCCGCCCGGCGCCGCGTTCCATTGGGAGGGCATCGACGGGACCCGCATCCCGTGCCGCCTCGCCCCCGCGGACCCGGACGGCACCGGGCCGGCCGCTCTCGGACCCGCCATCGGATCGGCCGCCGCGTCGGCCGTCGAGGCCGGACCCGAGGCTCCCGCGCTGCTGCCCCTCGGCGCGTCCGGGGCGGGCGGGGCGGTCCCCACCCGGGAGCTGCTTGAGGCGGTCCGCAGGCTCCACGACCTCGAAGGATCACCGCGCGTCACCATGGGCCGTCCCGCGGATGCCTTCAAGTACCTCGTCGGCGGCGACAGCAGCGACGGCACCGCAATGGACGACGGATCCCTCCCGGCGCACCGAGGAGAGCTCCGCCTCGCGGCCCACCACGGCACCTACTCCGCGCAGGCCCGCACCAAGCGCGGCAACCGCCGGGCGGAGGCGCTGCTGCGCGAGGCCGAACTGTGGTCGGTGACAGCGGCCGTCCACGGCGGTGTGCCCTATCCGTACCAGGAGATCGACACCCTCTGGAAGCGGGTCCTGCTCCACCAGGCGCAGGACGTCGCCGCCGGGACGGGCATCTCCTGGGTCCACCAGGAGACCGAGCTGGAGCACCGCGACATCCACCGCCGGCTGGAGGCCCTGATCCGTCGCGTCAACGGACCCGCCGACGGACCGGCGGTGCTCAACGCGGCCCCGTACGACCGCCGCGAAGTGGTCGTCGTCGACGCCGACCCCCTGATCCCGCACGGCCAGGACCTGGCCGACGGGCGCCGGGCGCATCTCGCCGAGGCACCCGCACTCGGGACCGGCCGGGCGGGGCTGCCGCTCGACGGCACCCCACCGGTCACCGTCCGGCGCACGCCGGACGGCGGATACCTCCTGGCCAACGGGCTGACATCGGTCCGCGTCGACGCCCGTGGCCTGGTCGGCTCCGTGTGCGATCTGGCCACCGGCCGCGACGCCATCGCCCCCGGCCGCCTCGGCAACCTCCTCCGGCTCCGGCCGGACGGCCCGGCCGGCCGGCCTCCCGGGCCCGGCCGCGCCGGCCGGGACCTCACCGAGGCGCTGAGCGTACGGCTCACCGACGAGGGCCCGCTGATGGTGCGGCTCCGGGTGGAACGGACCACGGGGCGCTCCACCGTCGTACAGGAACTGTCCCTGGCGGCCGGCGGTCACGCCCTCGCGATCGACACCGCCATCGACTGGCGGGAGCGGGACAGTGCGCTTCAGTCGCTGTGGCCCCTCGACGTCCACGCGGAACACGTCCTGGGAGACATCGCGTTCGGACTCGCCGGGCATGCCACCGACGTAGCCGCCGCGCACCGGACCCATCGCTGGCTGCACATCGGCGAGCACCGCTGGGGCGTAGCCCTCGCCTCGGACACCGGCCACGGATACGACGTCGTACGGCGGACGCGCGACGACGGCGGCTCCACCACCACCCTCCGGCTCACCCTGCTCGGCGCCGGGCAGGGCCGGGACCCGCACGCCGACCGGGGGCCGCAGCTCTTCCGCCACACGCTCAGGCCGGGCGCGGACCCCGGCGACGCGATCACCGAGGGATACCGCCTCGATCTGCCGCTCAGGCCCGGCCGGTCCGCCCGCCCGCTGCTCGCCGTCGATCACCCCGATGTCGTCGTCGAAGCGGTCAAACTGGCGGACGACCACTCCGGCGATGTCGTCGTGCGGCTCTACGAGGCGCGCGGCGGACGCGCCCGCACCACGCTCACCGCGGGATTCGCCCTGGCATCCGTGTGCGAGACGGACCTCCTGGAGCGGCCGCTCGCCGGACACCCCCATCACGACGGCGACGTCACCGTGTGCCTGCGCCCCTTCCAGATCCTCACCCTGCGCCTGGCCGTCGGAGGTACCGGTGCCTGA
- a CDS encoding mandelate racemase, whose amino-acid sequence MAPSDARTGTLLAPAPWADGRGDRIRITAVRTFLTAPHGCPHLIVRVETSDPGLYGLGCASDPQRTLAVRSVLDDYLAPLLIGRDPDDIEDIHRLLLNSAYWRGGSVTGNALGGIDVALWDLKAKRLGAPLHSLLGGRVRTFAEAYTHVDGADAHEIADKVTAARERGYRHVRIQAAVPGSDTYGAAGAASSDRTVPWNSAAYLKTVPDVLTRVRERVGDEVELLHDVHERLDPRQARDFLRRIEGAALYFVEDLLAPEDAGHFRRLHASSPVPLAVGELFHDTRQFMEVLEGPSIDFARIRVPTLGGLTPARKLAAVCELRGVRLAPHGPADVSPVAQAATLALDISSHAFGVQEAAVFKPAVHEVFPGTVVAHDGGLVPNEAPGHGVDFDEAAARRYPVPEPGVHDRWALLRHTDGSVGRP is encoded by the coding sequence ATGGCCCCGTCCGATGCCCGTACCGGCACCCTCCTCGCCCCGGCCCCCTGGGCCGACGGGCGGGGGGACCGGATCCGCATCACGGCCGTCCGCACCTTTCTGACGGCCCCTCACGGCTGCCCCCACCTCATCGTCCGTGTCGAGACCAGCGATCCCGGACTCTACGGCCTCGGCTGCGCCAGCGATCCGCAGCGTACCCTCGCGGTCCGCTCGGTCCTCGACGACTACCTCGCCCCCCTGCTCATCGGCCGCGACCCGGACGACATCGAGGACATCCACCGGCTGCTGCTCAACAGCGCCTACTGGAGGGGTGGTTCGGTCACGGGAAACGCCCTGGGCGGGATCGACGTCGCACTCTGGGACCTCAAGGCGAAACGGCTCGGGGCGCCACTGCACTCCCTGCTCGGCGGCCGGGTCCGCACCTTCGCCGAGGCCTACACGCACGTCGACGGCGCCGACGCGCACGAGATCGCCGACAAGGTGACGGCGGCCCGCGAGCGCGGCTACCGGCACGTCCGCATCCAGGCGGCCGTCCCCGGATCGGACACCTACGGAGCCGCCGGCGCCGCCTCGTCCGACCGCACCGTCCCGTGGAACTCCGCCGCCTACCTGAAGACCGTGCCGGACGTGCTCACCCGGGTGCGTGAACGCGTCGGTGACGAGGTGGAGCTGCTCCACGACGTCCATGAGCGGCTCGATCCGCGACAGGCCAGGGATTTCCTGCGGCGGATCGAGGGCGCCGCGCTCTACTTCGTCGAGGACCTGCTCGCACCCGAGGACGCCGGGCACTTCCGCCGGCTGCACGCGAGCAGCCCGGTGCCGCTCGCCGTCGGCGAACTCTTCCACGACACGCGCCAGTTCATGGAGGTGCTGGAGGGTCCTTCCATCGACTTCGCCCGCATCCGGGTCCCCACCCTCGGCGGCCTCACCCCCGCCCGCAAGCTGGCCGCCGTCTGTGAACTGCGCGGCGTGCGCCTCGCTCCGCACGGGCCCGCCGACGTCAGCCCGGTCGCCCAGGCCGCGACCCTCGCCCTGGACATCAGCAGCCACGCCTTCGGCGTCCAGGAGGCGGCGGTCTTCAAGCCGGCCGTCCACGAGGTCTTCCCGGGCACCGTCGTGGCGCACGACGGCGGGCTCGTACCGAACGAAGCACCCGGGCACGGCGTCGACTTCGACGAGGCGGCGGCGCGCCGGTACCCGGTTCCGGAGCCGGGTGTGCACGACCGGTGGGCCCTGCTGCGCCACACCGACGGGAGTGTGGGCCGGCCCTGA
- a CDS encoding IclR family transcriptional regulator, giving the protein MSGGSVESVAGTARARKPEEVKSAARVLEVLELLGAEGALLSLAEMAQAMAVPKSSLHAILRTMEAHRWVDVDPSGTRYSLGLKALLTGTAYLEGDDVASLAGPVLDSLAEETGETVHLGRLDGTDIVYLAKRESRHALRMHSAVGRRLPAHATALGKAVLSQYDALEVQRRLNWPLEQLTPDTVTDPDALVAQLAEARLRGWASDDGENSVDIRCVAVALDAAHGGGDAISCSAPRSRMDDVRMAEIARTVTDAAHSLRTLIKRLGQH; this is encoded by the coding sequence GTGAGCGGAGGTTCTGTGGAATCGGTGGCGGGAACGGCGCGGGCGCGCAAGCCGGAAGAGGTCAAGTCCGCAGCTCGGGTGCTGGAGGTCCTGGAACTCCTCGGGGCGGAAGGCGCGTTGCTCTCCCTCGCGGAGATGGCCCAGGCCATGGCGGTGCCGAAGAGCAGTCTGCACGCGATTCTGCGGACGATGGAGGCGCACCGCTGGGTGGACGTCGACCCCTCGGGGACGCGCTACAGCCTGGGCCTCAAGGCGCTGTTGACCGGCACCGCCTATCTGGAGGGGGACGACGTCGCGAGCCTCGCGGGACCGGTGCTCGACAGCCTCGCGGAGGAGACGGGTGAGACCGTCCACCTCGGCAGGCTCGACGGCACGGACATCGTCTACCTGGCCAAACGCGAGTCCCGGCACGCCCTTCGCATGCACTCGGCGGTCGGCCGCCGGCTGCCGGCCCACGCCACGGCGCTGGGCAAGGCCGTGCTCTCGCAGTACGACGCCCTGGAGGTCCAGCGCAGGCTCAACTGGCCGCTGGAGCAGCTCACTCCGGACACCGTGACCGACCCGGACGCGCTCGTCGCCCAGCTCGCCGAGGCGCGGCTGCGCGGGTGGGCCAGCGACGACGGCGAGAACTCGGTGGACATCCGCTGCGTGGCCGTCGCACTGGACGCGGCGCACGGCGGCGGCGACGCGATCTCCTGCTCCGCGCCCCGCAGCAGGATGGACGATGTGCGGATGGCGGAGATCGCCCGGACCGTCACCGACGCGGCCCATTCGCTGCGGACCCTGATCAAGAGACTCGGGCAGCACTGA
- a CDS encoding extracellular solute-binding protein, translating into MALATATVLSAGSLAACGGSSGSGDSKSLTMWTFKQSHVTGLRHAAAEFKKKTGIDVKIQAYTPDDAYATKIQSSAKTGNLPDVLEIHSDGEERVFGAAGIVSDFAGDFKGAWADRIQPAVKESGLITEARFKDAEPKTAKDHGIVKGARYSVPLTVGTFGTVYANKKKLAAAGITKAPATWEEFLAALKATKAKDSASGGLSLGLKVQSTGLTWVLQPLAFAQLGQQGYEKLFGKDKSADFSSPNGLKVLSMYNELTPYWMAGSQSLTIDQADQAFAQGKSTFNIGGTFTLAFLKENGMKPEDVLAFGLPAPENGAVPDRALGALALTGLSVTATSKQPDNAKKWMQFLSEPKVAADFAKDASDIPATELGADSAKVLGPTLTALVESTKGTPQNTYDPARGNEFRAPGYEQDDAGTILADLTPLKQFTVPETAKKLSELNAAYWKAAGQ; encoded by the coding sequence GTGGCCCTTGCCACAGCGACCGTGCTCTCGGCCGGCTCCCTTGCCGCCTGTGGCGGCTCCTCCGGCTCCGGCGACTCCAAGTCCCTCACCATGTGGACGTTCAAACAGTCGCACGTCACCGGACTCCGGCACGCTGCGGCGGAGTTCAAGAAGAAGACCGGCATCGACGTGAAGATCCAGGCATACACGCCGGACGACGCGTACGCCACGAAGATCCAGAGTTCGGCGAAGACCGGCAACCTGCCCGACGTACTGGAGATCCACTCCGACGGTGAGGAGCGGGTCTTCGGCGCGGCCGGGATCGTCTCCGACTTCGCCGGCGACTTCAAGGGCGCCTGGGCCGACCGCATCCAGCCGGCCGTCAAGGAGTCGGGGCTCATCACCGAGGCCCGGTTCAAGGACGCCGAGCCCAAGACCGCCAAGGACCACGGCATCGTGAAGGGCGCCCGCTACAGCGTGCCCCTCACCGTCGGCACCTTCGGCACGGTCTACGCCAACAAGAAGAAGCTCGCCGCCGCCGGAATCACGAAGGCCCCGGCCACCTGGGAGGAGTTCCTCGCCGCACTCAAGGCGACCAAGGCCAAGGACAGCGCGTCCGGAGGGCTCTCGCTCGGCCTCAAGGTGCAGTCCACCGGACTCACTTGGGTGCTTCAGCCGCTCGCCTTCGCCCAGCTCGGCCAGCAGGGGTACGAGAAGCTGTTCGGCAAGGACAAGAGCGCCGACTTCAGCTCCCCGAACGGCCTCAAGGTCCTGTCGATGTACAACGAGCTCACGCCGTACTGGATGGCCGGCAGCCAGAGCCTGACCATCGACCAGGCCGACCAGGCGTTCGCCCAGGGGAAGTCCACCTTCAACATCGGCGGTACCTTCACGCTCGCCTTCCTCAAGGAGAACGGCATGAAGCCCGAGGACGTCCTCGCGTTCGGGCTGCCCGCTCCCGAGAACGGAGCCGTGCCCGACCGGGCCCTGGGCGCCCTCGCCCTCACCGGGCTCAGCGTCACCGCGACCAGCAAGCAGCCGGACAACGCCAAGAAGTGGATGCAGTTCCTCTCCGAGCCGAAGGTCGCGGCGGACTTCGCCAAGGACGCGTCCGACATTCCCGCCACCGAGCTGGGCGCCGACTCCGCCAAGGTGCTGGGCCCCACGCTCACCGCGCTGGTCGAAAGCACCAAGGGCACCCCGCAGAACACCTACGACCCCGCCCGGGGCAACGAGTTCCGCGCGCCCGGCTACGAGCAGGACGACGCGGGCACCATCCTCGCCGACCTGACCCCGCTGAAACAGTTCACCGTTCCGGAGACCGCGAAGAAGCTCAGTGAACTGAACGCGGCGTACTGGAAAGCGGCCGGCCAGTGA